From Spartinivicinus ruber, the proteins below share one genomic window:
- the trmB gene encoding tRNA (guanosine(46)-N7)-methyltransferase TrmB, whose translation MNQDKQSTKHLRQVKSYVLRAGRMTVGQQRGWDEVWPEMGLTIDDGLKNIDELFSRSAPLVLEIGFGMGHSLLQMAEQEPEKNFIGIEVHRPGVGSLLNEAQKAELTNLRVYCDDAVEVLKHCIPDESIDRLQLYFPDPWHKKRHHKRRIVQPAFVQALRAKLQIGGTFHMATDWENYAEHMLEVMQQAEGFENTSSNGRYVPRPGYRPITKFEKRGERLGHGVWDLVYKRIK comes from the coding sequence ATGAATCAAGATAAGCAATCAACAAAACATCTCCGGCAGGTCAAAAGCTATGTACTTAGAGCAGGGAGAATGACTGTAGGCCAGCAACGTGGCTGGGATGAAGTATGGCCTGAGATGGGACTTACCATTGATGATGGCCTTAAAAATATAGATGAGCTGTTTTCTCGATCTGCTCCACTGGTATTAGAAATTGGCTTTGGAATGGGCCATTCACTATTGCAAATGGCTGAGCAGGAGCCTGAGAAAAACTTCATTGGTATTGAAGTCCATCGCCCTGGTGTAGGTAGCCTATTAAATGAAGCACAAAAAGCTGAACTCACCAACCTTCGTGTGTACTGTGATGATGCTGTTGAGGTGTTGAAACACTGCATTCCAGATGAAAGTATTGATCGACTACAGTTATATTTTCCTGACCCATGGCATAAAAAGCGCCATCATAAACGCCGTATAGTGCAGCCTGCCTTTGTTCAAGCATTACGAGCCAAGCTACAAATAGGTGGAACTTTCCACATGGCAACAGACTGGGAAAACTATGCAGAGCATATGCTAGAAGTAATGCAGCAGGCTGAAGGTTTTGAGAATACTTCTTCAAATGGTCGCTATGTACCACGTCCAGGTTATCGTCCAATTACAAAGTTTGAAAAGCGTGGTGAAAGATTAGGGCATGGCGTGTGGGACTTGGTATATAAACGTATAAAGTAG
- the ftsE gene encoding cell division ATP-binding protein FtsE — protein sequence MIRFDGVSKRYPNGHQGLECIDLHIPRSQMAFLTGHSGAGKSTLLKLIIAMEKPTAGQVSIGGQNLQSLWRNHIPILRRNIGVVFQDHQLLFDRTVFDNVALPLQIAGYSYRDIPRRVRASLDKVGLLNKEKQNPLALSGGEQQRVGIARAVVNKPPLLLADEPTGNLDPELSAEIMRLFAEFNQVGVTVLVASHDLSLIASMKHRVITLQEGRLLRDVTLNE from the coding sequence ATGATACGTTTTGATGGTGTAAGTAAGCGTTATCCTAATGGACATCAGGGCTTAGAGTGTATTGATTTACACATACCTCGAAGCCAAATGGCATTTTTAACGGGGCACTCCGGTGCTGGTAAAAGTACCCTGTTGAAATTGATTATTGCCATGGAAAAACCGACAGCCGGCCAAGTTTCAATTGGTGGACAAAACCTGCAAAGTTTGTGGCGTAATCATATTCCTATTTTGCGACGTAATATTGGTGTGGTATTTCAGGATCATCAGTTACTGTTTGATCGAACAGTGTTTGATAATGTGGCGCTACCCTTACAAATTGCAGGCTATAGTTATCGTGATATTCCGCGGAGAGTAAGAGCATCACTTGATAAAGTAGGCCTATTAAATAAAGAAAAACAGAATCCTTTAGCACTTTCTGGTGGTGAACAACAGCGCGTGGGAATTGCTCGGGCTGTAGTCAATAAACCCCCCTTACTATTGGCCGATGAGCCAACGGGGAATTTAGACCCTGAATTGTCAGCTGAAATTATGCGCTTATTCGCCGAGTTTAATCAGGTAGGGGTAACCGTGTTGGTAGCTAGCCATGATTTGAGCTTAATTGCCAGCATGAAACACCGGGTGATTACCTTGCAAGAAGGACGACTGTTAAGAGATGTAACACTCAATGAATAG
- a CDS encoding cytochrome c has product MNKLYFTICTLAACTTTQSSLAEDFSNTIKQRQQTFKAIEAFIDDFEKPISNIEWEIINKKISELAKLTHQLPELFPPGSSEDSKSKEKIWDSKQDFNHRLAELNNAFNNMQQASLEKKWQLLTENYKIAKNSCNSCHRKYRSLW; this is encoded by the coding sequence GTGAACAAGTTGTACTTCACTATTTGCACGCTCGCTGCATGCACTACTACCCAATCAAGCCTAGCTGAAGACTTTTCTAATACAATTAAGCAACGACAACAGACTTTCAAAGCAATTGAAGCATTTATCGATGATTTCGAGAAACCTATTAGCAACATTGAATGGGAAATAATAAATAAAAAAATATCTGAATTAGCAAAATTAACTCATCAATTGCCAGAACTATTTCCACCAGGTAGCAGTGAAGACAGTAAAAGTAAAGAAAAAATATGGGATAGCAAACAAGACTTTAACCATCGACTTGCTGAGCTAAATAACGCTTTTAATAATATGCAACAAGCTTCCTTAGAAAAAAAATGGCAACTACTAACTGAAAACTATAAAATAGCAAAAAACAGCTGTAATAGTTGCCATCGAAAATACCGTTCACTATGGTAA
- a CDS encoding EAL domain-containing protein: protein MNTPLTDNNNSYILSDILTQLDIAAFYYNHEYFTPIYQLPSWFINLYKIKSKQQLISTNKYFLIESFPFIENFLHDAKNTWNKDITKPLRSGIWSESLDDIHELNLEAIALTSQKKPLILIVNETRNFKSKQKVYQNARNLALKNERLESAIHLHQRKLQFRLEKNYTQKKSFENINKDIQDESTAVLICRYDGSVEVYNKALIDIYSLPGKKELYEKSLLKKWSKEAERQYPEIHRVLESGHHWEGEFETLDNDNNKKWVHLMIAPIFDQSNTLEHYICIANDISNIKLSSKEIELLTQIDPVTQLPNRRNFWSYLYEKIDKNSQEKKSLALFYLDLDHFKRVNDDLGPEQADFLLSAVANRLKQSLKKQDFIAHLGGDEFAIVIDGIEDQHNLSKIAQRIKNNIYRDISFDDFILNVSTSIGIAIYPQHGVKPHLLVKNADYAMYHAKEMGRNQFQFSSPYSTRHIKRKIHIDQGLKIALANNEFTLLYQPQISLNNKEDYRVEALIRWYHPKHGMITPSEFISIAEESGTIIEIGRWILNTACLEIKNLNKFYIPIKISINISPNQFKFSNLIQEVNRSLQNHKIDPFQLELEVTESIFLDDLDNVIKQLKSLKKIGITLALDDFGTGYSSLNYLKKLPIDIIKIDRSFINEIPLNCHSCTIVESVIKMAHQLHIKVVAEGVETERQSKYLRSLNCDYIQGFLFYPPLTNKELINLYQSRSPFKSIKKY, encoded by the coding sequence ATGAATACACCTCTAACCGATAATAACAATTCATATATACTTTCTGATATCCTAACTCAACTGGACATCGCTGCTTTTTATTATAACCATGAATATTTTACTCCAATATACCAGTTACCTTCCTGGTTTATCAATCTTTATAAAATAAAGTCTAAACAACAACTTATATCAACAAACAAATATTTTTTGATAGAGAGCTTTCCATTTATAGAAAATTTTTTACATGATGCTAAAAATACATGGAATAAAGATATAACAAAGCCTCTTCGATCTGGAATCTGGTCCGAATCACTTGATGATATCCATGAGTTAAATTTGGAAGCAATTGCTTTAACATCTCAAAAAAAACCACTAATACTAATTGTAAATGAAACCAGAAATTTTAAATCTAAACAAAAAGTATATCAAAACGCAAGAAACTTGGCATTAAAAAACGAGCGTTTAGAGTCTGCAATTCATCTGCACCAGAGAAAATTACAATTTCGTCTTGAAAAAAATTATACACAAAAAAAATCATTTGAAAATATTAATAAAGATATACAAGATGAATCAACAGCAGTTTTAATTTGTCGTTATGATGGCAGTGTAGAGGTTTATAATAAAGCCCTCATTGATATATACTCACTCCCAGGAAAAAAAGAATTATATGAGAAATCTTTACTCAAAAAATGGAGTAAAGAGGCAGAGCGTCAGTATCCGGAAATACATAGAGTATTAGAAAGTGGACATCACTGGGAAGGAGAATTTGAAACTTTAGACAATGACAATAATAAAAAATGGGTTCATTTAATGATAGCCCCAATTTTTGATCAGTCTAATACCTTAGAACACTATATTTGTATTGCTAATGATATTAGCAACATCAAGCTTTCCTCTAAAGAAATAGAACTATTAACACAAATTGATCCTGTTACTCAATTACCTAATCGCCGTAATTTTTGGAGCTATCTATATGAAAAAATAGATAAAAACAGTCAGGAAAAAAAAAGTCTAGCTTTATTTTATCTTGATCTGGATCATTTCAAGCGAGTGAATGATGATCTTGGCCCCGAACAAGCTGACTTTTTACTAAGCGCTGTAGCTAATCGATTAAAGCAATCTTTGAAAAAGCAAGATTTTATTGCTCATCTTGGTGGCGATGAGTTTGCTATAGTTATAGATGGTATAGAAGACCAACATAATTTATCAAAAATTGCTCAACGAATAAAAAATAATATTTATCGAGATATTTCTTTTGATGATTTTATACTCAACGTAAGCACTAGCATCGGAATCGCAATCTATCCGCAACATGGAGTTAAACCTCACCTTCTAGTAAAAAATGCTGACTATGCTATGTACCATGCAAAGGAAATGGGAAGAAACCAATTTCAGTTTTCTAGTCCCTATAGCACACGCCATATCAAACGAAAAATTCATATTGATCAAGGGTTAAAAATTGCGTTAGCAAACAATGAATTTACTTTACTTTATCAGCCTCAAATCAGCTTAAATAACAAAGAAGATTATAGAGTAGAAGCCTTAATTCGTTGGTACCATCCTAAGCATGGAATGATTACTCCTTCTGAGTTTATATCTATAGCAGAAGAATCAGGTACCATTATTGAAATTGGTCGATGGATATTAAATACGGCTTGTTTAGAAATTAAAAATCTCAATAAATTTTATATTCCAATAAAAATTTCAATCAACATTTCTCCTAACCAATTCAAATTTTCTAATCTAATACAAGAAGTTAATAGATCTTTACAAAATCATAAAATTGATCCTTTTCAACTAGAACTAGAAGTGACAGAAAGTATATTTCTTGATGACTTAGACAATGTTATTAAACAATTAAAATCCTTAAAAAAAATAGGTATTACCCTTGCTCTCGATGATTTTGGAACTGGATATTCTTCATTAAACTATCTAAAAAAACTTCCTATTGATATTATTAAAATTGATCGTAGTTTTATTAATGAAATTCCTTTAAATTGTCATAGTTGCACTATTGTTGAGTCAGTTATTAAGATGGCACACCAATTACATATTAAAGTAGTTGCTGAAGGTGTAGAAACAGAAAGACAATCAAAGTATCTTAGAAGTTTAAACTGTGATTACATACAAGGATT
- a CDS encoding cytochrome b/b6 domain-containing protein — protein sequence MCTKNQPRANYQQAHLPADSGVELNSSVKIWDLATRINHWLLAVLVCTLLISGFVGLGDRPPHMVAGLLLTWAVVWRWLWGVWGSHTARFSQFVKGPIAVFHYFRGSFKENKNQLAIGHNPAGGWMVMTMLVLLTCQVGTGMHLGGIIDLTTITGNAVDEFAGVAHGVLACLLVFCIAVHLIAVIVYLLKGQRLVRAMVTGKLDSTEMLDNRELAFAGGIKLIITLVVALGLVGLLIVTIN from the coding sequence ATGTGTACAAAAAACCAGCCTAGAGCAAACTATCAGCAGGCACATTTACCTGCTGATAGCGGTGTTGAGCTTAATTCTTCAGTTAAAATTTGGGATCTTGCGACTCGTATTAACCATTGGTTATTAGCCGTTTTGGTTTGTACATTACTTATTTCTGGATTTGTGGGGTTGGGGGATCGTCCTCCTCATATGGTTGCAGGGCTACTGCTAACTTGGGCAGTTGTTTGGCGCTGGTTATGGGGGGTATGGGGTAGTCATACCGCTCGGTTCAGTCAGTTTGTGAAAGGGCCTATCGCTGTTTTTCATTACTTTCGTGGAAGCTTTAAAGAAAATAAGAATCAGTTGGCTATTGGGCATAATCCGGCAGGAGGTTGGATGGTGATGACCATGTTGGTGCTGCTGACTTGTCAGGTTGGCACGGGAATGCATCTTGGTGGCATTATCGATTTAACTACTATAACGGGAAATGCTGTTGACGAATTCGCTGGTGTAGCCCATGGGGTGCTGGCCTGTTTGTTAGTGTTTTGTATAGCAGTTCATTTAATCGCCGTTATTGTTTACCTGTTAAAAGGCCAGCGACTGGTGAGAGCAATGGTGACAGGTAAGCTGGATAGCACTGAGATGTTGGACAATAGGGAGCTTGCTTTTGCCGGCGGCATAAAATTAATCATCACACTGGTAGTGGCGCTTGGGTTAGTGGGGTTATTAATTGTGACTATCAATTAA
- the rpoH gene encoding RNA polymerase sigma factor RpoH gives MGTSLQTIEALTPGQNLEAYVQAVNGIAVLTAEQEKELAERLYYENDLEAARQMVLAHLRFVVHIARSYTGYGLSQADLIQEGNVGLMKAVKRFNPEMGVRLVSFAVHWVKAEMHEFILRNWRIVKVATTKSQRKLFFNLRSCKKRLAWFTNDEVNAVAKDLGVEPKTVREMESRMASQDTAFDAGVDEDDDQAYQAPAYYLEDKRYDPALQLEESDWKGAATQNLQQAMEKLDDRSRDILQHRWLNENKSTLHELAAKYSVSAERIRQLEKNALKKLKGTMLA, from the coding sequence ATGGGCACCAGTTTACAGACAATAGAAGCGCTAACTCCAGGTCAGAACCTGGAAGCTTATGTTCAAGCAGTTAACGGTATTGCGGTATTAACAGCTGAGCAAGAAAAAGAGCTGGCTGAGCGACTCTATTATGAAAATGACCTAGAGGCCGCACGTCAGATGGTGTTGGCTCACCTTCGGTTTGTTGTCCATATTGCCAGAAGCTACACTGGGTACGGGTTATCTCAAGCTGATCTGATCCAAGAAGGTAATGTCGGCCTGATGAAAGCGGTAAAGCGCTTTAACCCAGAAATGGGTGTACGTTTGGTCTCATTTGCTGTGCATTGGGTAAAAGCAGAAATGCATGAGTTTATCCTACGTAACTGGCGTATAGTTAAGGTTGCTACAACCAAGTCGCAGCGCAAACTGTTCTTTAACCTAAGAAGTTGTAAAAAACGCTTAGCATGGTTCACTAATGATGAAGTGAATGCTGTAGCGAAAGACTTAGGTGTAGAGCCAAAAACTGTTCGTGAAATGGAAAGCCGTATGGCTAGCCAAGATACTGCATTTGATGCGGGGGTTGATGAAGACGACGACCAGGCTTACCAAGCGCCAGCTTACTACCTCGAAGATAAGCGGTATGATCCAGCTCTTCAGTTAGAAGAGTCTGACTGGAAAGGCGCTGCAACGCAGAATCTACAGCAGGCAATGGAAAAACTGGATGACCGTAGTCGAGATATTTTGCAGCATCGTTGGTTGAATGAAAATAAATCTACGTTGCATGAGTTAGCGGCTAAATACAGCGTATCTGCTGAGCGTATTCGGCAATTAGAAAAAAATGCGTTGAAGAAGCTGAAAGGAACAATGCTGGCGTAA
- a CDS encoding MarR family winged helix-turn-helix transcriptional regulator, with product MSSKKLKREDSFGWLIAVVSQQMGYSLDARLKKYGLNLALWPTLFLLWQQEGCTQTELAKACQTRNYTTTRVLDKLEELGLVERRPDPDSRRAFRIFLTEKGRELEPELIAEAKAVNKQYLSKLDKNQRAQLMSLMQLLVS from the coding sequence GTGTCATCCAAAAAACTGAAACGAGAGGATAGCTTTGGCTGGCTGATCGCTGTAGTTTCACAGCAGATGGGGTATAGTCTGGATGCTCGACTCAAGAAGTATGGCTTGAATTTAGCCTTATGGCCGACACTATTTTTACTCTGGCAGCAAGAAGGCTGTACCCAAACTGAACTGGCGAAAGCCTGTCAGACCCGCAATTACACTACGACGCGAGTTTTAGATAAGCTTGAAGAGTTGGGGTTGGTTGAAAGACGACCAGACCCGGATAGCCGTCGTGCGTTCAGAATTTTTTTGACCGAAAAAGGACGAGAGCTAGAGCCAGAGTTAATTGCCGAGGCTAAAGCTGTCAATAAACAGTATTTGAGTAAACTGGATAAAAACCAAAGAGCACAACTTATGTCGTTAATGCAGTTGTTAGTCAGTTAA
- a CDS encoding OmpA family protein, with amino-acid sequence MSSGHAIKNSHNLEHTHEEDHQRLRSLVLGEELETFLNKKVKQDEIQHTAEILTEAFTIRNKMDSSLTEELSPILSKSIESSIKQNRLSFADVIYPVIGPAVRKAVANALSDMIYSLNQLLKKSLSARAIIWRFKAWFSGIPYSQFVILQNLQFRVEQVFLIHRETGLLIESCSAKDISSQDPDLISAMLTAITDFIKDSFNQVQNTQNTDTLNSIQFGEWNLLIETGPYATIALAIRGNVHKDIKDRLQEICEAIHSEFSSQLKLYSGDNTFLEGCYPLLEDALIEKQKPVEKSYPWLAIVVLMLIGIITSYSIYITYTNNKNMEHLIGEIIKKIQLEKGYQIISHQYNNNELNINLLKSPTSRPINQVISKNKTPKLKINITDMNASIYDPQLFLPVLEHKYLIKFQSISTDNGIKLIAEGTLPEDQLKALAIDPMVKNLFSEFDTSQVKIQLPRNRLAELDTEFLALVEDINNINIYFEHRLSVIINESHNTLSTLINQLNILQKISLESSYSITQITVLGLADREGRNSANLSISKKRAQLIASQLKANGINENIIVAWGLGAIDLPNVPLEQQRRVNIRVLFHQKVE; translated from the coding sequence ATGAGCAGTGGCCACGCCATAAAAAATAGCCATAACCTTGAACATACTCATGAGGAAGATCATCAACGTTTGAGATCTCTAGTATTAGGAGAAGAACTCGAGACTTTCTTAAACAAAAAGGTTAAACAGGATGAAATACAACACACTGCGGAAATATTAACTGAGGCATTTACAATTCGCAATAAAATGGATTCATCTCTAACAGAAGAACTATCCCCTATTCTATCAAAGTCGATTGAAAGCTCAATTAAACAAAATCGTTTAAGTTTTGCAGATGTTATTTATCCAGTCATTGGTCCTGCGGTTAGAAAAGCTGTTGCTAATGCATTATCTGACATGATTTATTCTTTGAATCAGTTATTAAAAAAGAGTTTGTCTGCGCGAGCGATTATATGGCGTTTTAAAGCATGGTTCTCAGGAATTCCCTATAGCCAGTTTGTGATACTGCAAAACTTACAGTTCAGGGTAGAACAAGTATTTTTGATTCACCGAGAAACAGGACTATTGATTGAATCCTGTTCAGCAAAAGATATTTCTTCACAAGATCCAGATCTTATATCAGCAATGCTAACAGCTATTACAGACTTTATTAAAGATTCTTTCAATCAGGTCCAAAATACACAAAATACAGACACTCTAAACTCTATACAATTTGGTGAGTGGAATCTACTTATTGAAACAGGCCCCTATGCCACTATTGCTCTAGCCATAAGAGGCAATGTCCACAAAGATATTAAAGACCGCTTACAGGAAATTTGTGAAGCAATTCACTCCGAGTTTAGCTCACAACTGAAATTATATTCAGGCGATAATACTTTTCTAGAAGGTTGCTATCCTTTACTTGAGGATGCATTAATTGAAAAACAAAAACCTGTAGAAAAATCCTATCCATGGCTAGCAATAGTTGTCCTGATGCTCATAGGTATAATAACAAGTTACTCTATATACATCACTTACACTAACAACAAAAATATGGAGCATCTAATTGGAGAAATAATTAAAAAAATTCAGTTAGAAAAAGGTTATCAAATAATTAGTCATCAATATAATAACAATGAACTTAACATTAATTTACTCAAATCACCAACTTCAAGACCAATTAATCAAGTAATATCTAAAAACAAAACACCAAAACTAAAAATAAATATTACAGACATGAATGCTTCTATCTATGACCCACAACTATTCTTACCTGTTTTAGAGCATAAATATTTAATCAAATTTCAATCAATATCAACAGATAATGGTATCAAGCTAATTGCAGAAGGAACCTTACCCGAAGATCAATTAAAAGCCCTGGCTATCGATCCAATGGTAAAAAATCTTTTTTCAGAATTTGATACCTCTCAAGTAAAAATACAATTACCTAGAAATCGGCTTGCTGAATTGGATACTGAATTCTTGGCTCTAGTTGAAGATATAAACAACATCAATATTTATTTTGAACATCGTTTATCAGTTATTATTAATGAAAGCCATAACACGCTGTCTACATTAATCAACCAACTAAATATATTACAAAAAATTTCCTTGGAGTCTAGCTACTCAATTACACAAATAACTGTATTAGGATTGGCAGATAGAGAGGGCAGGAATAGTGCAAACCTGTCAATAAGTAAAAAACGAGCCCAATTGATAGCTTCTCAATTAAAGGCGAATGGTATTAATGAGAACATTATCGTCGCCTGGGGGTTGGGGGCTATAGATCTACCAAACGTACCCTTAGAACAACAAAGACGTGTAAACATTCGCGTACTATTCCATCAAAAAGTGGAGTGA
- the ftsX gene encoding permease-like cell division protein FtsX has protein sequence MNSINDIPRHRADAVKASQDPARPTNKAAKVAHPVVQYCQHHQFSMWDAFKRLMKAPISTVFTWLMIALALALPAAMYIGLANVKTLGERWDGAPQLSVFLKKNVKQTQADALANKIKEASVVEQVITITPEQALSQLESTGGFDGVARFLPNNPLPTVLVVKFGGQFNSSDIQLLVAEWRLLAGIDVIQYDLAWVDKLNKMTAIASQFSVIIGAGLALAVMLVIGNTVKLSIESRRAEIMVIKLIGATNGYVRRPFLYLGFWFGIGGGVLALILLQGLIGSLADPVAELSALYDSNFKITGLSFSDSLVLLGVSAGLGCSGAWLTSWHYLREIEPR, from the coding sequence ATGAATAGTATTAATGACATACCTCGCCATCGAGCGGATGCCGTTAAAGCCAGCCAAGATCCAGCCCGACCGACCAATAAAGCGGCTAAAGTCGCTCATCCTGTTGTTCAATATTGTCAACACCATCAGTTTTCTATGTGGGATGCTTTCAAAAGGCTGATGAAGGCACCGATATCAACGGTGTTTACCTGGTTAATGATAGCCCTGGCATTAGCATTACCTGCGGCGATGTATATTGGTTTAGCCAATGTAAAAACATTGGGAGAGCGCTGGGACGGTGCTCCACAGCTGTCGGTGTTTCTTAAAAAAAATGTTAAGCAAACACAGGCTGATGCCTTAGCCAATAAAATCAAGGAAGCCAGTGTTGTAGAGCAGGTGATCACGATAACCCCTGAACAGGCTTTAAGCCAATTGGAGAGCACTGGAGGGTTTGATGGGGTTGCTCGATTTCTGCCCAACAATCCATTACCTACGGTATTGGTTGTTAAGTTTGGTGGTCAGTTCAACTCATCTGATATTCAATTGCTTGTTGCTGAGTGGCGGTTATTAGCAGGGATTGATGTGATTCAATATGATCTAGCCTGGGTGGATAAGCTGAACAAAATGACGGCTATCGCTTCCCAATTTAGTGTGATTATTGGTGCAGGCTTAGCACTAGCAGTGATGCTGGTAATCGGGAATACTGTCAAGCTTTCAATAGAAAGCAGACGCGCTGAGATTATGGTGATCAAGCTAATCGGGGCTACCAATGGTTATGTTCGCAGGCCATTCCTTTATCTGGGCTTTTGGTTTGGTATAGGTGGCGGAGTATTAGCACTGATTTTATTACAAGGCTTGATAGGCTCATTAGCAGACCCAGTAGCTGAGTTATCAGCACTATATGATAGTAACTTCAAAATAACTGGGCTAAGTTTTTCTGATAGTTTGGTCCTGTTGGGGGTGAGTGCTGGTTTAGGCTGTAGTGGTGCTTGGTTGACTAGCTGGCACTACCTAAGAGAGATTGAACCTCGCTAG
- a CDS encoding Rab family GTPase, with amino-acid sequence MLSKKICMLGAFAVGKTSLVKQYVHSIFNEKYHTTIGVKIDKRLVSINDQPIQLILWDIEGVDIFTELNPSYLRGASGYILVIDGTRPQTLETAREIMGQLQLNLNERKLILLINKSDLKNKWLINDSQLSELMIKEEDIFITSAKTGQRVEQAFQHIAELIAPITCYQADQHEYTSNR; translated from the coding sequence ATGCTTTCAAAGAAAATATGTATGTTAGGTGCCTTTGCAGTAGGAAAAACGAGTTTAGTAAAGCAATACGTACACAGTATTTTTAATGAAAAATATCATACTACTATTGGCGTAAAAATTGATAAACGCCTAGTTAGTATTAATGATCAACCTATACAGTTAATTCTATGGGATATAGAAGGTGTTGATATTTTCACTGAGCTAAACCCTTCTTATTTGAGAGGTGCCAGTGGGTATATATTGGTGATTGATGGAACTCGCCCCCAAACCCTAGAAACAGCCCGAGAAATCATGGGCCAATTACAGCTCAACTTAAATGAAAGAAAACTAATCCTTCTCATCAACAAATCAGATTTGAAAAATAAATGGCTAATCAATGATAGTCAATTATCAGAACTTATGATTAAAGAAGAAGATATTTTTATAACCAGTGCAAAAACTGGTCAACGAGTAGAACAAGCATTTCAGCATATCGCTGAACTCATTGCACCAATCACTTGTTATCAAGCAGATCAACATGAATACACCTCTAACCGATAA
- a CDS encoding DUF423 domain-containing protein: MAKLMLLLTGVSGVLAVVLGAFGAHGLKLRLTENLLAVYQTGVQYHFYHTMALGFIALALYRWPGSTPLIAAGWSFITGILIFSGSLYLLAITDTKWLGAITPIGGVAFIIGWVCVCWFAVKSPS; the protein is encoded by the coding sequence ATGGCCAAGCTCATGTTGCTACTTACAGGAGTCAGTGGTGTATTGGCAGTTGTATTGGGGGCATTTGGTGCTCATGGGTTGAAGCTGCGGTTGACAGAAAACCTATTGGCGGTTTATCAAACTGGGGTCCAATATCACTTTTACCATACCATGGCGCTAGGGTTTATTGCTTTGGCTTTATATCGCTGGCCAGGTAGTACCCCGCTTATAGCTGCCGGTTGGAGCTTTATTACAGGGATATTGATATTCAGTGGTAGTCTTTATTTGTTGGCTATAACGGATACTAAATGGCTTGGAGCAATAACACCTATCGGTGGCGTGGCGTTTATTATTGGATGGGTTTGTGTTTGCTGGTTTGCAGTCAAATCACCTAGTTAA
- a CDS encoding putative quinol monooxygenase — translation MKDQNKIEETTSALLELCSKTIEESGCTVFTLHQDQSEPMRFLLWERFDDEMAFKQHFEEEHTKKYVELGLIEIVQVSKTGAVNK, via the coding sequence ATTAAAGATCAAAACAAAATAGAAGAAACTACGAGTGCATTATTAGAGCTTTGTAGTAAAACCATAGAAGAGTCTGGGTGTACTGTCTTCACCTTACATCAAGATCAAAGCGAGCCAATGCGCTTTCTATTATGGGAGCGATTTGACGATGAAATGGCATTCAAGCAGCATTTTGAAGAAGAGCATACAAAAAAATACGTTGAATTAGGATTAATAGAAATCGTTCAGGTTTCTAAAACAGGTGCTGTTAATAAATAA
- a CDS encoding MarR family winged helix-turn-helix transcriptional regulator, producing the protein MKHTRQGQAFTEIVLEVFKLSGLLVTEGDKLTAEFGLTSARWKILGALIRSNNPITVSQIARLMGQTRQAVQRLTDDMQKEDLLAFIDNPNHKRAKLVSLTKKGEEIYYQLEQKQIPWANQCSADITATDLETTLTALRHISNLFKIK; encoded by the coding sequence ATGAAGCACACTCGTCAAGGTCAAGCATTTACAGAAATAGTACTAGAAGTGTTCAAGCTCAGCGGCTTACTCGTAACTGAAGGCGATAAGCTAACAGCTGAATTTGGGCTAACCAGTGCACGCTGGAAAATTCTTGGTGCGCTTATCAGGTCAAACAATCCAATCACTGTTTCTCAAATAGCACGCCTTATGGGGCAAACCCGCCAAGCAGTGCAACGATTAACAGATGATATGCAGAAAGAAGACTTACTGGCTTTTATAGACAACCCAAACCACAAACGCGCTAAATTAGTATCACTTACCAAAAAAGGAGAAGAGATTTACTACCAGCTTGAGCAAAAACAAATACCCTGGGCAAATCAGTGTTCAGCAGATATAACGGCAACGGATTTAGAAACAACACTTACTGCACTCAGACATATCTCAAATTTATTTAAAATAAAATAA